CCCGCCACCCCCTCGTGATCATCAAAGCGCGGGCATTTTCACCCAATCCCAGCCCGGTGACCATACCGGAACCAAGGGCAAGGATGTTTTTCAGAACACCTGCCATTTCGACACCGACGAGGTCATTGTTTTCAAAGACCATGAACCGATCAGAACGCAAGGCAGCCTTGCCTTCTTCAATCACTTCATTGAAGCGGCTCGCGATCACGGTGCCGGCCGGAAGGTGTTTGCTGATTTCCCCGGATAGATTCGGACCTGAAATACATCCGATCCGTAGCACACAGCTTTCCTCTGCGATCACCTGACTCATGCGTTTGACTTGGTGCAAGCCTAACTTGAACTCACGAATGTCATGGGCTTCAAATTGAGGAAGTTGCACATCGAGACCTTTTGTCCCGTGAATCAAAATATGCGCCGGCGTGAGGTGCGGCCCCATCTGCTGCATCGCATCCCGGAAGAACTTTGAAGGCAACATCGGAAAGATCAACGTGCAATTCCGAGCCATTTCTGCAAGGTCTGTGACAGCCTTGATGCGTGGATTGATCTGCTGCCCGCGGTGCAACCGTGCATTTTCAATGGCGTCGACGACTTCTTGACGGCGGGTGTACATCCATACATTCCGGTTTTCGGCCAACAGGTTGGCGATGACAGTCCCGAAATTGCCGGAACCGATCACGCCCACGGGCTGTTCGTTGAACAATGGATTGGATGTGTGACTATCAGACATATTTTTCCAAGTCAAAGCCCTTGAGACGGTTGGAGTAGAAATACAGCAAACGCAGATCCTGTGTCAACAATTCACCCTTTTTGCCGCGCAAGAGCGGCTGATTGATGTGGTAAACACCAATATTTTTCAAGCCATGCTCGATGATCGCCCGAATGTCG
The nucleotide sequence above comes from Bacteroidota bacterium. Encoded proteins:
- a CDS encoding NAD(P)-dependent glycerol-3-phosphate dehydrogenase, which gives rise to MSDSHTSNPLFNEQPVGVIGSGNFGTVIANLLAENRNVWMYTRRQEVVDAIENARLHRGQQINPRIKAVTDLAEMARNCTLIFPMLPSKFFRDAMQQMGPHLTPAHILIHGTKGLDVQLPQFEAHDIREFKLGLHQVKRMSQVIAEESCVLRIGCISGPNLSGEISKHLPAGTVIASRFNEVIEEGKAALRSDRFMVFENNDLVGVEMAGVLKNILALGSGMVTGLGLGENARALMITRGWRELMRLGELFGSDKNAFMGLAGIGDMIATCSSPLSRNFDVGFRLAKGETLAQIIASMDEVAEGVNTVKTAMALIRHFGIHSPLIKSFHLVLFEDVPIKDAIKQLLSHKHGPDVDFL